The nucleotide window CTACCTCCTGCCGAGAAAGTGGCTCACGAACCCCCGGGTGGCCCGCGTGGCCGGCACCCTCACCATCGGCCTGCTGGCCTCGCTCACCGTGGCCAACACCGTGGCCACCGGGGCCGCCCTCGCCGTGGATGCCAGGCTCGGCGCCCTCGCCGCGGCCGCCGTGGCGCTTTGGCTGAAGGCCCCCTTCCTCGTGGTGGTCATCGTCGGCGCGCTGGCCGCCGCGGGCCTGCGCCTCCTCGGCCTGCCCTAGTCCCGCGAGCCGTGAGAAAAGCCCCAGAATCTCCGGATTTCTGGGGCTTTTCTCACGGCTCGAAAGGGTTTTGGGCTCGAATCCATTGACACATCCGTCGTTGGCATGTCATGCTGGTGCTCGTTCAAGCAAGCGTGAATAGATATGCAAAGGATGTACGGCGACGATGCTGTTAGACACTGATCTCACC belongs to Cryobacterium sp. SO2 and includes:
- a CDS encoding AzlD domain-containing protein; the protein is MSLWFWIVVACAVGFLTKLVGYLLPRKWLTNPRVARVAGTLTIGLLASLTVANTVATGAALAVDARLGALAAAAVALWLKAPFLVVVIVGALAAAGLRLLGLP